Genomic segment of Ailuropoda melanoleuca isolate Jingjing chromosome 1, ASM200744v2, whole genome shotgun sequence:
AAGTAAAGCAGATGCCATTTTCAAATGTGCTTTCCTTGGCCTTGTGTTCTTTCCTTAGCATGATTAAGGGCACATCCACTTTGATTGCAACACAGTTAACGGTAATTCGGGATTATGTTAACATCTAAATGCTTAAGGATGAATGAGTCATATGTCAAGCCATGACAAAATGCTTCACACTTTAAGAGATGTCAGATTCTGGCACATTATTAATTTCTAAAGCTTAAATCCAGGATAACTAAATTTAGGGGATTAATCcctattttattataattccttGTAATAGGTTTTGAACTCTtcactcccctctccctgctttcacAAGTTGTCTAATAGacttaaaaaatcctttttagtGTGGTAATGAGTAGCTTTTCCAAGAAGACTCTCAATCCAAGATTTTTGATACTGTAATATAATGCAGGGAAGAGCCAATGCTTTCTGTAAAGGGGATTATTGGGGGTGAATCAATCAAGAAAGTATTCCAGGAACTTGAATCCTAGGAGCTAGGCAGGCAGCACATacaggaagaatgaagggggctaATGGCGTGCAGGAGTAAGGACCTAACTCTGGGAGGCTTGGCAGTCATCCAGGTCAGGTCTGAAACTACACAGAAGGACTGAGCCGAAAacaaagtggttgccagggctgtgAGGCTGGGATTTGGACACACAAGGGAGCTTGGCTGGTTTCTAGGGGCAAGAGAAGCTCCAGACTGGAGCTTGCAGGTGGGCATTTGCCTAGGTGTTCCAGAGGATGATGACTGTGACCACAGAGGTAGCCATGAAGAGCAGGTAGAGGCGGAAGAGCAGGGTGTCCATCACGTGGCTGAACTTCACCCACAGGTCGACCAAGTGCTGCTTCTGAGCCTCTTCTTCCTGCTGGGTCCCTGCTGACCCGGGACACCCATTTAACTCTGCCTCTCTGGGACCTGACACCTTCCCCACCAACTCCACAGGCTCCTTCACAcctacagagagaaagagactcagCCAGGAGCATGAAGTgcacctggggaggagggggccaggGAAGGAGTCAGGAGCAGAGAGTGGAGGTGTGGGAAGAGGAAGTGTGGGTAGTGCTGACTCCCCTTACCAGGCAGGTGGGtaggggtggggcccaggcctTTATTTCCCTTCTGGGGTGCAGTGGGGCAGCATTTCCTTGGGCTAGCCCAGTAGAGAAGCAGAGAGTGGAGACACCGCGGCATGGGTGGGGGCTGGGTTGTGGCCAGGTGTAGCAGGTAGGTGATGAAGATGGTCTCCAGCAGGCTGACGACCATCAGGGACAGACACAGGGCAAAGTAGATACCTGGAGGGAAGATGGGTCTGTCTGTGTAAGGGCCAGAGGTACCTCCCAGGACTTTGTGTTTCCTCCTTTCCTGGAGGACCCTTTCCAGGATCTCTTTTCACTCTGACCTGGTTCCACTggtccatctccccacccctcccgccACCTTGCTTTTATTCTCCTGATGGAGGGAGGGGCCATACTGATGAGGGGGGTGCCAGTTGCAGGGAGTAAGTCATTCATCATGAGCAGGAAGACGTTGTAGCCCAGCAGAAGTGTCATCTTGAATGGGGCACGATTCTCGCTTTCTGCTGGCAGGTAGAAGCTGAGGGCATCGATGGCAACCAGAAAGCCACTGGGCACCAGGAGGTTTATGACATAGAGTCTGGGCCTGCGCCTGATGGCCACCTGGGGGAAAGAGACAGGGGCGCAAGTGAGGAATAGGCTGGGAGGCAGCTGAGCCAGTTAAGAACAAGAGTTGAGATATGTCCCAGACCAAACTGTCTAGGAAGGAAATGTTACCTCAAGTCCCTTTCACTGTCCCCTCTTTCCAACAAAGTCATCTTAATCACTACAGTCTGCCTTTCCAGGGTTTGATTCTACCATGCTGCTTACCACTGAAATGTATCTTATTCCTTGCTGACTGAAGGTGTCAACTTTCTCCACTTCCATTTTTAGCCCTACCAATGTAGGGCTCTTGGCAGGACTGCGGGACCAAATTCTTAGGTATCAGGTGCATTTTATCCTTGTATTTCTGCTTACTTTCCTCATCAAAGTCTAATCTCTAGTAACTTTGCTGGTGGCCATTCAAGACCAGTGGAAGGGAAAGTAAGACAATGGCAGATAATTTTGTGGTCACCAGGATTTGGAAGCATACTATCCCATAGACAATGTTTCATAACTTTTACaccatctctttttaaaaataaacataaaaattcttgCCTTCCAAAGAATTCTGATAGTCACGGGAGTTGGGAAGCTCGCTTTCACTATGAGTCACTCCCATGGgagcctttttttctctctgggaggatttattcaatcaatatttactgagttccaggtactgttctaggtaGTGGAGATTTATCAatgaaaaaagtgataaaaatctcCACCCTTATGGAGCTTACTTTCTAGGGGATGGGCTTACATTCTGGTAGGGGACATAAGCTATGCATCTTAGAGAAGATCACAACCACGGCCCCTGAGCTCACATAGAAAATGATTTGGTCATACTGGTTGGTGCCCACAGTCATCTTCATCATTCTCTGGTGGATACCCAGAAGTACCCACTCCCCCTTGCTCCGAATGAGGTTCTGTGATGTGTTCGAAATCTCCTGCACTTTCTTCTCCACGCCCAGGACCACATTCTCCACTGCAAAGGAGACCCAGACAACTCAGCCTCCCAAATATTCCCAACCCCCTTGCCCAGGCTGTTGAGTTCCTTACCACTTAGCTTCCACACTCCTTTCAGTGAGATCCCCTCACCTTTCCCAGCTTCCTGGCCTCTTCTTTCTCAAAACCCtttctctgggggcacctgggttccccagttggtttagcgtctgccttcagctcaggtcatgatctcaggtcctgggatccagccccacatcaggctccctgctcagtagggagtctgcttctctctctgcccctcacccccacttatgctctctctctttctctcaagtaaataaataaaatatttttttaaaaaagttcttaaagaaagaacaccctttctctgcctctcaaCAGACTACTATAAAAAGTCTCACTCACCTGTGTAGGTGAATGAGCTGAAGGTGAGCGTGCAGTTCTGTTCATCAAAGGGGAAATAGAAGATGTCCAGGTTACAGATGCTGACCACCTTCATTGGCTTATCATATTTGATGAGACCTTCACTGTTGACGTAAGCCATGAGACCTGTAGCTGTCTGATCCACATCCATGCTATATGTGAGAGGGATGGGAAGGTGGATAGTGTAGGTTCCCTGTCAGTCTTGGCCTTCTTTCTCAGGTCACACCGTTCCTGTGCTCCAACCCCACTCATTTGACTTCCCCCTTCCACCTATAGTTATATTCTGGGGGTTTCGTAAGTTCAATTCAGACATTGCTCCTTCTAAACTGAGTCTTCGTGTGCCCCCTATTGGTTATATCATTCCCTTCCTTGGAAATAGGGTTTCCTTCTTGGTTTTTTTCAGCCCCGATACTCACAACTCCTCGATGAAGATATCTGGAAGCCAAAGATTCTCAGCTGCTATGCTGATCTTCCTGATACCTCCACATTCCTCTGGGTTCCACCTGATGAATGGATTGTACCAGATCTATAGGAAACCATGGTGTGGGACAAATGGGGTGGGAACTAATTTTAGTCACACTCTGTCTCCTgcactttacatttcttttttctctcatttcctcattCTCTTACTCCCTCTCTGGTAACAGCTATCACTATGTCATTAACAAAGTCCTCTACTTCTCCCTCAATGCTCTCAAGGGAGATCTTGATCTTAGCTTTGGAGTCCTTAGGATGGAGCCACTTAAGTATTGTCTTCCATGACCTTGGTTTAGGCtaccttctccctgtgccctatCTCTGCACTCCAAAGCTGGCAGAATAATCAGgaagttttgtgttttcatttggtaGTCTGGCTGTGTTTGAACTTGTCTAATTCATGGGTATTCTCAGCTTTATCTATTATAATCTGTACCTAGGAGTAGAAAAAGGGAGGTACCATAGTAAAGGGGAAACAGTCTATCATACCACGTTTAGCCACAGGAAAGACGTCATCAGTTGAAGCTGTGCATCctgaaaaaacaattttcatcTGGTATCATTGCCTACATGAAGTCAAGTCCAATGCCACCACCCCCTTCCTACTCATTTCCAAGGCTGTTCTATGTGGCAATTGTGATTTTTAATCATAAACCACTGAAAAATGTAGGTCAAATAATCCAGGGTATAAGGAAAacataagtgaaaataaaaagtatgaaagTCCATCGGGTTCATGTTTCTTATGGAATAGtccaaaaatggaaagattttaccTGCCATGATGTCACTGAAGCATTCCCTGTCTTATCTTCCGACCCCAAAGAATgagattttcattttacaaaatttaagcAGGGAACCCACTGCTTACCACTGCTCAGCCCATTGCAGTGTTGAGTCAGGACTTACCACTTCCACAATGGCAGACATAGTGAAGGAGATGTTGACACGAGTGGGAATGCTGTAGTTGACGACTGGACGGAAGGCCTTTCTGTCAAAAACTGCTTGGAAGGCAGCAGGATCCACCCCATACTGGTCAAAGCCTGAACAATTGATGGTGAAAGTGTCGCCTCTTCCTGCAGAGAGCAGAGACCCTGTGAGAGGAGTGCCACGACTGGGGACTGGCTGGTGTTTCTGCACAAAGAGAAAACGGGCCATGGGAGAAGCATATGAGCTCCTCCTACCTGAGCCAGGGAGTGTGGCCTGGGCTGGTAGGCAAATGGTGGAAGTTCATGAGGTGAGCTGAGTCAGGGCTCCATCCTCAATTCCATTGTTTCTGTCCCCATGCAAAACTTGTCCAAACATGTAAGCAAACTCAGCCCTGACCACCACTTTTCAGTGTCCTGAATCTCACCACAAACCTTTTCACCTTCACTCAGTGTCCTTCCATTGCTCATTTCTGTCCTTGATACACCTGAGTGACGTCAGTGATAATTTTTGCAATCACAGTTCTCCTCCTCACTATATTAATACAGCAGAGATGATAATCAATTAATGATGAAGGCAATCAGGTAGGGAGTGTGAGGTATGTGAGACAAGGAAGGAACTCAGTTTTTCGAGTTAATAAGAATTTACTGTGTCTCTACTATGCACTGTGATTGTTCTCCTCTAAACCACAGTGGTTCTCACCACTGAGACTATCTTAAAGAGAGTTCCTTGATACCCATTTTATACCTAGCCCTTTTCTAGTCATACCTTGTGATGCAGAATAGAGAATTGTGTGGTAACATCTTCTGTTAGAGTCTATTCAGATCTATCTCTGGTATTGTACTAACCCTCATTGTTAATTTTcaataatgaatgagaaaaataatttacattgaaaaaaattttactgaaaatgtttccctttttcATGACAGATCTTCTCATCACCTTCTTCCCtttaacattttctctgttcCCTTTAATTTACTTCAAGAGAGCTGAGAaaaaattgtcttctttttaacATTAGTTTATACTCAGAAATATGTAGTTAGGTTATGTgcctggaaagagaaagacatggggaaagagaagaggccaAGAGAAGCACAGGGAGAGACGGATCTTACAAAGAGGTAGAAAGCTGCCAGTGTCCTGAGTTTTCATTTTACCAAAATGAATATCCAGGTGTTGACTATCTAGGAATAACAAAAATTAGCCTGGTTTGTCTGTATCTCAGAAGCTATATGTTTGCTTCGTTTTTGCTCTTGTCCCTTCTTACCTTGAAGCAGCAGGTggagaatgaggcagaggaagcCTCCATTCTCATGGAGCCCACTTCTTCCcatcttcttttctttggctCTTCTCTGAGATGATGTTGATCTCTGGGGACTTAGTGATGATGTTGATCTTAAAAGGCCACAGGCCACACCTTGAACCCTAGCTTTGAATAATACATGTATCAGGTGGCATTAGCTACCTCTCTAACAAGCACCCGTGGTGACAAGAGAATCACAGAGGACTACTGCACCCTGTGCCCTAGTTGAGCCTGAATCTCATCTCCAAAAGTAATCTGACAAGTAAgtttggagaggaggaagaaaaaaatatgtgctaATGGTCTCCTCATACTTAGAGTCAGTCTGGCATATAATGCATCATAGAAAGGGCACATAATAATTGCCAGAGCTTTCAAGGGGGCACATGCACTTATCTTAACCTTTCTACCATCTTTCAAAAAAACTGGGGGCCTCCTTTTTATAATCAACTTCTGACTCTGAGGTTTTAAATATGACTTCAGTTCTGGCAAGCTTTTGATTTTTCGAGTGTGTCAAGAGCAACCCAGGTCTACTGGTTGGAGGGAGTGATCAGTGGGGTAGAGGTGGTAGAGGCAATGCAACGTTCAGTAGACATTGACTTATGAGAACATGAGCGAACAGCTTGCAAATTAATGTTGTTTTGGCCCTGCtaatatttataagaaattagTTGGTTGTCAACATATTAAAAATTGGGAGATCTCATGCAAAAACTGTATTTCTGGCTTCATTTGAAAAAACAAGATCAAGCAATACTGGGCTCATGTTTTTACTTGACAACAATCTGCCAAAGTTTATGGTCATGCCCTTTGGATGGAACATTCTGTCTAGATCAACACAGTCTGTCACCAACTATTGAGTATTCCTGACCAATTCCCCTCATTTATGTTACCTGTTTGGTCTCTTTAGGCATTTGAGTTTGACTTTGAGTGTTAAGATTGATTttcttgtataattttaaaagaactttggGAAGTAATTTCAAAATACCATGCCATGCCTAGGTGATCACAGGATCTCATCAGATCTAGCATgtacaactatttttaaaaaagatttgattgattgattgcatGCTCAAGCAGGGGGataggcagaggaggagggagaaaaagagaatctcaagcaggttctgTGCTGActgcagagctggacatggggatcaatctcacgaccctgagatcctgaccctgagatcatgacctgagccagaatcaagagttgggcactcaactgactgagccacccaggtgcccctagcatgTACAACTATTTGATTCATGGTGGAAACCAAACATGGTATGGTTAAGTAGACCAAAGTCATCAGTGGGGTTTACCTGTTTTATACTAGAATTAGCTGGATTAAGGAAGGCTCCAGAGAGGGTAATGAATGGCTTAGAGAACAAAAGGAGAGCAACTgaaggggcgcctgcgtggctcagttggttaagcgtctgccttctgctcaggtcatgatcccagggtcctgggatcaagccctgcatcaggctccctgctcagtggagagcctgcttctccttctccctctgctgctccccctgcttgtgctctttctttttttttttttttttaaagattttatttatatgacagagatagagacagccagcgagagagggaacacaagcagggggagtgggagaggaagaagcaggctcatagcagaggagcctgatgtggggctcgatcccacaacgctgggatcacgccctgagccgaaggcagacgcccaaccgctgtgccacccaggcgccccgtgtgctctttctgtcaaataaatgaaaaaaaaatttttttaaagaaagggagagCAATTGCATCAATGAAGAAGATTTACAGACTGAGCTGGAATGATGCAGTAACAGAGTTTTCCTTATCTCTCGTATTGGGGTTTTATGTGATTAGAGTTAATGTTAATGTTTCCCATTCTAAGCAATTATTGAATTGAAGcaggaataaaagtaaaaaatgtcaaTGATAGCAACTCTTATTGTCACTCAGGCTCTCTTGAGATTGCTCAGTTTGCTTCAGCCTGAATGGAACCTTCTTGACTTAAAATGTCTAGGTTAACTGCAGCGACCCTGGTTGCTGCGAGCATCAGTCTTTTCTCCCAGCCTCTCTCAGCTTTGAGTTACCATAAGGGtcatccctctctctccagcaGCCCTTTACGTCATTTGAGAATCCCTTCTCCTCTAGgaaggtattttgttttgttttgctttgtttgttttaaggtgaCTTTACATCAGCATTTCTCCAAGCATTTTCCGCAGAACACTAGTTCTACAGGATGGTGAAtgcatttctaaaaaattatttttgttactttcaaGTTCAAATAAGTCTGGGAAATACTGAATTAAAGAACGCTAAACAGCTTTTATTATTTCAGGATTTCTCAGGGTATTTAGCTAAAATGTTCACCTGACttgaatatcatatatataatttcccaGACATAGTTGACTttgggaatttctttttctcagactATCTTGCAGGACTGACACTTCATCTATTATTTGGGGGGAAACACTGCgttaggtaaataaaataaatgtagaagaaaaaaaaaaccttgaagatTCTACAGATGGGATATAGAATGCAAGCAGcatatgtataaataaatcaagaaattaaaaaattaaaaagtaaatcagGTAAGTAGTTTTTAGATAAGTATTCTAAAACCTGAAATTTGGTTAGAACTCTAAGAACCTACAAGCAAATAGAAAGTACTATAGATAAAATTTCAAGTTGTTTCTGAATCCATGAGCCATAAACTTTGGCtcaagacagaatttttttttctttcttttcctttagctcAATGACCTACCAGCTGTCAACCACATGTCATTCACCTAGATCTGATTTTAGGATGAgagtttaaaaacatgttttggtATTGTTACTTCCTCAGATATGCTCAGACAGTAACATTTTAGTAGTTGAAAAGCAATGCTGATTTTTCTCATTGGTGGTCTTATAATCAATCCAGTATATAATTTGTGTTTAAAGGGTACATATTTTTTCCTCagggtattcaataaatgaattcctttgagtgaaaaataaatacaacctgCATAGATTTCTAATTTTCCTGAACAGATAGATAATCACGCCAAAAATGTTATCACAAACGTAGACTGAAGTGGTTTATCTTTTCTCACCAGAAACccatatttataaagcaaaacaCTTGAGAAGTTTTGGGGAGTGACTGGGAGTGACCACTCTTCCAGCCTGTGAAGGCCTGTTTTAGAGAGAAGGCTCCATCTTCGCTGCACTATTGGTGTGGCTTCTCTGGCTTAGTGGGACCCTGTTGCTTCCCACTTTGTGACCTGACAGGGGCCCATCCATACTTCTCAGTAATGTGGGATAATCCCCCATGTACATCTTCCCAGAAGAGACGTCGGACATACAGTATCGTTTTATTCAGTTGAGTAAGTAACCATTAGTTGTCATTCTGGGAGAATTAAAATCCCAAGGCCTGTCTATGGGCTATGATGCATATTTTAGCTGAGGAGATTTAGATGATTGTTCTGGGTGGAGGGAAGCTAACGTAAAAACATGGAAATTACAGCGTTGTGAGGACCTCAGATTTAAGTAGATGATTAGCA
This window contains:
- the LOC100466310 gene encoding LOW QUALITY PROTEIN: 5-hydroxytryptamine receptor 3D-like (The sequence of the model RefSeq protein was modified relative to this genomic sequence to represent the inferred CDS: inserted 3 bases in 2 codons; substituted 1 base at 1 genomic stop codon), which codes for MGRSGLHENGGFLCLILHLLLQGRGDTFTINCSGFDQYGVDPAAFQAVFDRKAFRPVVNYSIPTRVNISFTMSAIVEVIWYNPFIRWNPEECGGIRKISIAAENLWLPDIFIEEFMDVDQTATGLMAXTSTVKVSSNMISQXRWSASVTWTSSISPLMNRTARSPSAHSPTQVTWAWRRKCRRFRTHHRTSFGARXEWVLLGIHQRMMKMTVGTNQYDQIIFYVAIRRRPRLYVINLLVPSGFLVAIDALSFYLPAESENRAPFKMTLLLGYNVFLLMMNDLLPATGTPLISMAPPSIRRIKARPIFPPGIYFALCLSLMVVSLLETIFITYLLHLATTQPPPMPRCLHSLLLYWASPRKCCPTAPQKGNKGLGPTPTHLPGVKEPVELVGKVSGPREAELNGCPGSAGTQQEEEAQKQHLVDLWVKFSHVMDTLLFRLYLLFMATSVVTVIILWNT